GGAATGTTCGGCACGCGATATCCAAACTTTTTGCCCGTTGATGATGAAATTATCGCCGTCGCGCACCGCCGTCGTTTTCAGGTTCAGGGTATCCGTACCGCTGGTCGGTTCCGTGACCCCGAACGCTTGGAGGCGCACTGCGCCACTGGCGATCTGCGGCAGCCATGTTTCTTTTTGCCGGGGGCTTCCGTGGCGCAGAAGGGTGCCCATGGTGTATATCTGTGCGTGACAGGCCGCCCCATTGCCCCCGGATTTGTGAATTTCCTCCAAAATTGCCGCCGCGTGGCGAATGCCCAGGCCGCTGCCGCCATAGCCTTCGGGGATCAAGGCGGCAAGGTAGCCGGCCTCGCTGAGGGCATTGACGAAAGCTTGAGGGTAGGTGCGCTCGCGGTCTACGTCGCGCCAGTATTTTCCCGGAAATTGGGCGCACAAGGCGCGCACGCCCTCGCGAATGGCCGTGATATCGTCCTCGTCCTCGTCGGAACGCAGGGGGGCGGGTGCGGTGTTTTCGGCGGACATGGGGGGCTCCGGTTGCTTGGGCGGGAAGAATCACAAGTGCCTTAAATTTTCCGGTTCGTCAATTGCCGGATCGGTCTTGAACTTGCCGAGGATATCCTCTTTCGGATGGAAAAATACTTTTTTCAAACCGTTAAGAGTGCGCGCCAAGAGAGGGAGATGTCTTTAGGGTCAGGACCTCTTCATCCCGTCCCGCAGGGGTTTGTGAAAAATGCCCCAGGAACGTCGTCGAAGACTTTTGAAAGTGAACGGCGCTTCCGGCAAGTCTTCTTCTAGGCTTGTGACATTTTTCACAAACCAGACGCATCAGATGAAGTGGTCCTGACCCTAATCTTCATAAAAAAAACCCGCCGCAATAAAGATACGGCGGGTCGTGGTGGATAAATAATCGAGAAGGGTTACTGAGCCGTTTTTAAATAGTCAATAATCGCCTTGCGATCTTTTTCCTTTTTAATATGGACGATCATCGCCGTGCGGCTTCCGCCAACCATATCCTTGTGCGTTTTTAAGAATTTTCGCTGATTGGTGATCCACTCGGAGATCAGGGCTTCATTCCAGGTGAAGTTGGCGCCCTTCATGGCGTTGTAGCGTGAGAAGCTCGCAACGCTGCCCGCCTTGCGACCAATGACACCCTTCAGCATCGGTCCGACGGCGTTTTTATCGATTTTGTGGCAGACACTGCACTTGTGTTTGAACAGCTTCTCGCCCTTGCTTGCGGCCATGGCCGAACTGGCGGAGAAAGCCACGGTTGCCGCCATGAGAAGGCCTAATACAGTCTTATTTTTCATCTAAACTCCTCCCAAATACGCACGCCCTGACCAGGGGCGGATGCGTTTCCCTAAAGATCGTGAATGGTTCATGCGCCCGTAACCGGAAATCGTCTTGGTCACAGAAAAAAACGCAAAAATCCCTCGCTCAAACCAGGGAATGGGGCGTTTCAATCAAAGACACCTGTGTACGGTGGGGTACAGAATATCTTAGAATTAGAGGAAAGAAAACCCCCGCCTCGTTGTGAGGGGCGGGGGTTTCGAAAATAGATCTTCTATCGGTGT
This genomic window from Varunaivibrio sulfuroxidans contains:
- a CDS encoding c-type cytochrome, yielding MKNKTVLGLLMAATVAFSASSAMAASKGEKLFKHKCSVCHKIDKNAVGPMLKGVIGRKAGSVASFSRYNAMKGANFTWNEALISEWITNQRKFLKTHKDMVGGSRTAMIVHIKKEKDRKAIIDYLKTAQ